A genomic stretch from Georgenia muralis includes:
- the mutM gene encoding bifunctional DNA-formamidopyrimidine glycosylase/DNA-(apurinic or apyrimidinic site) lyase has translation MPELPEVETVRAGLAGRVVGRRVATAEVLHPRAVRRQPGGAAELAARVAGRTVTAAVRRGKYLWLNLGEPGGPGEQDGPQEALVAHLGMSGQLLVQEPDGSRRHDADAAAFLAEVPRRDLTATLPPTLVRTVPLSTAHLRVRLVFDDGGQLWFVDQRTFGHVMVAGTVPTADGGPGGHGSAAPVLPVPVAHIARDLLDPVLDRAALVRRTRARRTEVKRALLDQTLVSGVGNIYADEALWRARLHGSRPTDRLAPARVRELLDAATDVMREALAVGGTSFDALYVDVEGAAGYFARSLNAYGREGLPCPRCGRPIRREQFMNRSSFSCPGCQRRVRA, from the coding sequence GTGCCTGAGCTCCCCGAGGTCGAGACGGTCCGGGCCGGCCTCGCCGGCCGGGTCGTCGGGCGACGGGTGGCGACCGCGGAGGTGCTGCACCCCCGGGCGGTCCGCCGTCAGCCCGGCGGCGCCGCCGAGCTCGCCGCCCGGGTGGCCGGCCGCACGGTCACCGCGGCGGTCCGGCGCGGGAAGTACCTGTGGCTCAACCTCGGTGAGCCCGGCGGGCCCGGCGAGCAGGACGGGCCGCAGGAGGCGCTCGTCGCCCACCTGGGCATGTCGGGCCAGCTCCTCGTCCAGGAGCCCGACGGCAGCCGGCGTCACGACGCCGACGCTGCCGCGTTCCTCGCCGAGGTGCCCCGTCGCGACCTCACCGCGACCCTCCCGCCGACGCTCGTGCGCACCGTCCCGCTCTCGACCGCGCACCTGCGGGTGCGGCTGGTCTTCGACGACGGCGGCCAGCTCTGGTTCGTCGACCAGCGCACCTTCGGCCACGTCATGGTCGCCGGCACGGTCCCCACGGCCGACGGCGGGCCGGGCGGCCACGGCAGCGCGGCCCCGGTGCTGCCCGTACCGGTGGCGCACATCGCCCGCGACCTCCTCGACCCCGTGCTCGACCGCGCCGCGCTCGTCCGGCGCACCCGGGCCAGGCGCACCGAGGTCAAGCGCGCCCTCCTCGACCAGACCCTCGTCTCCGGCGTGGGCAACATCTACGCCGACGAGGCCCTGTGGCGCGCCCGCCTCCACGGCTCCCGGCCCACGGACCGCCTCGCGCCGGCGCGCGTGCGCGAGCTCCTCGACGCCGCGACCGACGTCATGCGCGAGGCGCTGGCGGTCGGGGGGACGTCCTTCGACGCCCTCTACGTCGACGTCGAGGGGGCCGCCGGGTACTTCGCGCGCTCCCTCAACGCCTACGGCCGCGAGGGCCTGCCGTGCCCGCGGTGCGGGCGGCCGATCCGGCGGGAGCAGTTCATGAACCGCAGCTCGTTCTCCTGCCCGGGCTGCCAGCGCCGGGTCCGCGCGTGA
- a CDS encoding YceD family protein, translating to MDPRSPLVVSTHDLGRRAGAMRTLRTSVPAPADMGTEVIGVPLGAELDLDLTLQAVADGVLVTGTAAAPLHGECVRCLRDVDSSITVDVSELYYYEGRKAALTEEGDEEAEDLPELEGELLDLEPTVRDAVVLALPFQPLCRADCAGLCPHCGVRLDDAEPGHHHEELDPRWAALGSLFAENEGSDPEGGEEAR from the coding sequence ATGGACCCCCGATCCCCGCTCGTGGTCAGCACGCACGACCTCGGCCGCCGGGCCGGGGCGATGCGCACCCTGCGCACGAGTGTCCCGGCCCCCGCCGACATGGGCACCGAGGTCATCGGCGTGCCTCTCGGTGCCGAGCTCGACCTGGACCTGACCCTGCAGGCGGTGGCCGACGGCGTCCTCGTCACCGGCACCGCCGCCGCGCCCCTGCACGGGGAGTGCGTGCGCTGCCTGCGCGACGTCGACTCCTCGATCACCGTCGACGTCTCGGAGCTGTACTACTACGAGGGTCGCAAGGCCGCGCTGACCGAGGAGGGCGACGAGGAGGCCGAGGACCTCCCCGAGCTCGAGGGCGAGCTCCTCGACCTCGAGCCCACCGTGCGTGACGCGGTCGTCCTCGCCCTGCCGTTCCAGCCCCTGTGCCGCGCGGACTGCGCCGGGCTGTGCCCGCACTGCGGGGTCCGGCTCGACGACGCCGAGCCCGGCCACCACCACGAGGAGCTGGACCCGCGCTGGGCCGCCCTCGGCTCGCTCTTCGCCGAGAACGAGGGGTCGGACCCCGAGGGCGGCGAGGAGGCTCGATGA
- the rsmD gene encoding 16S rRNA (guanine(966)-N(2))-methyltransferase RsmD: MTRIVAGSAGGRSLDVPRSGTRPTSERVREALFSRLDHLGVVRGAVVLDLYAGSGALGLEAASRGARRVTLVEAARPAAALCRKNAAGLGLGGVTVVGARVLTHLAGPPLAADLVLLDPPYEIGEDDLAEVLARLGDGWVAPDGVVVVERSRRSPEPAWPAGMVRTDSRTYGDTQVWFAEPAPRSGEPAPQSG, translated from the coding sequence ATGACCAGGATCGTGGCCGGCTCGGCCGGCGGGCGGAGCCTCGACGTGCCGCGCAGCGGCACCCGGCCCACCTCCGAACGGGTCCGTGAGGCGCTGTTCTCCCGGCTGGACCACCTCGGCGTCGTCCGCGGCGCCGTCGTCCTGGACCTCTACGCCGGCTCGGGCGCGCTCGGGCTGGAGGCGGCCTCGCGCGGGGCGCGTCGCGTGACCCTCGTCGAGGCCGCCCGCCCGGCCGCGGCGCTGTGCCGGAAGAACGCCGCCGGCCTGGGCCTGGGCGGGGTCACCGTCGTCGGCGCACGCGTCCTGACCCACCTGGCCGGCCCGCCCCTGGCGGCCGACCTCGTCCTGCTCGACCCGCCCTACGAGATCGGCGAGGACGACCTCGCCGAGGTCCTGGCCCGGCTCGGGGACGGGTGGGTCGCCCCGGACGGGGTGGTCGTCGTCGAACGCTCGCGCCGCAGCCCCGAGCCGGCGTGGCCGGCCGGGATGGTCCGCACCGACTCCCGGACCTACGGCGACACCCAGGTCTGGTTCGCCGAGCCGGCCCCGCGGTCGGGCGAGCCGGCCCCGCAGTCGGGGTAG
- a CDS encoding response regulator yields the protein MIIDDHEVVRRGIAEIVDRAEGLTVVAEAGSVAEAVRRAQLVRPEVLLVDLQLPDGTGIDIIATLREKVPDARPIVLTSFDDDDALASALAAGAKAYLLKTVRGAEIADVVRAVAAGRTLLDERTVTRRRADHEDPTADLTPSERRVLELIGDGLSNREIGDRLGVAEKTVKNHITALLSKMGLQRRTQVAAWVAGQRAAGWRG from the coding sequence ATGATCATCGACGACCACGAGGTCGTGCGTCGTGGGATCGCGGAGATCGTCGACCGCGCCGAGGGCCTCACGGTCGTCGCGGAGGCCGGCTCGGTGGCCGAGGCCGTGCGCCGGGCGCAGCTCGTCCGGCCCGAGGTCCTCCTCGTCGACCTGCAGCTGCCCGACGGCACCGGCATCGACATCATCGCCACCCTGCGCGAGAAGGTGCCGGACGCCCGGCCCATCGTCCTGACGTCCTTCGACGACGACGACGCGCTCGCGTCCGCCCTCGCCGCCGGCGCCAAGGCCTACCTCCTCAAGACCGTCCGCGGCGCGGAGATCGCCGACGTCGTGCGGGCCGTGGCCGCGGGCCGCACCCTCCTGGACGAGCGGACGGTCACCCGCCGGCGCGCCGACCACGAGGACCCCACCGCCGACCTCACCCCGTCCGAGCGTCGCGTGCTCGAGCTCATCGGCGACGGCCTGTCCAACCGGGAGATCGGCGACCGGCTGGGCGTGGCGGAGAAGACCGTGAAGAACCACATCACGGCGCTGCTGTCGAAGATGGGTCTGCAGCGCCGCACCCAGGTCGCCGCCTGGGTCGCCGGGCAGCGCGCCGCCGGCTGGCGCGGCTGA
- a CDS encoding transferase, protein MRNQQRNEFEDDEGVTRRYAPHANGGGYVETAARVDPTAFVGEGAYVDPGAQVMPRARVAARAWVDRGSVVGADAEIGPGAHVGPGAVVGSGATIGARARVGEWVRVAPGSRVAPDTVLTAGVTTAAEAGPAGTTSTSSSRSSARRRRAA, encoded by the coding sequence ATGCGCAACCAGCAGCGCAACGAGTTCGAGGACGACGAGGGCGTCACCCGACGCTACGCGCCCCACGCCAACGGTGGCGGGTACGTCGAGACGGCCGCGCGCGTGGACCCCACCGCGTTCGTCGGCGAGGGTGCCTACGTCGACCCCGGGGCGCAGGTCATGCCGAGGGCACGGGTCGCCGCCCGGGCCTGGGTCGACCGCGGGTCGGTGGTCGGCGCGGACGCCGAGATCGGGCCCGGCGCCCACGTGGGTCCGGGCGCCGTCGTCGGGAGCGGGGCCACGATCGGGGCACGCGCCCGGGTCGGGGAGTGGGTCCGGGTCGCGCCGGGGTCACGGGTGGCCCCCGACACCGTCCTGACGGCCGGGGTGACCACGGCGGCCGAAGCCGGCCCGGCCGGGACGACGTCCACCAGCTCCTCGAGGTCGTCCGCGCGGCGCCGGCGGGCCGCGTAG
- the rnc gene encoding ribonuclease III has product MSRRRARHDDVVETPARDDVQALLGALGTDIDPELLVLALTHRSFAHEAGGLPTNERLEFLGDSVLGIVVTEYLYRHHPDVPEGDLARMRAATVSQRALAGVARDLDLGAFILLGRGELVTGGREKDSILSDTVEALIGATYLCHGLEHTRRVVERLVAPLLGQAARLGAGLDWKTSLQELAAGRGLGAPGYVVSGTGPDHARTFSAVVLLEGERYGQGVGPSKKVAEQNAAEDAYERLDGDAGPLPGADEAEPLGPGADEVRRA; this is encoded by the coding sequence ATGAGCCGGCGCCGGGCCAGGCACGACGACGTCGTGGAGACGCCCGCCCGCGACGACGTCCAGGCGCTGCTGGGGGCGCTCGGCACCGACATCGACCCCGAGCTGCTCGTCCTGGCGCTGACCCACCGGTCCTTCGCCCACGAGGCCGGGGGGCTGCCCACCAACGAGCGGCTGGAGTTCCTCGGCGACTCCGTGCTCGGCATCGTCGTGACGGAGTACCTCTACCGCCACCACCCCGACGTCCCCGAGGGGGACCTGGCCCGGATGCGGGCGGCGACGGTGAGCCAGCGGGCCCTCGCGGGCGTGGCGCGCGACCTCGACCTCGGCGCCTTCATCCTCCTGGGCCGCGGCGAGCTCGTGACCGGTGGACGGGAGAAGGACTCCATCCTCTCGGACACCGTCGAGGCGCTCATCGGCGCGACCTACCTGTGCCACGGCCTGGAGCACACCCGCAGGGTCGTCGAGCGGCTCGTGGCGCCGCTCCTGGGCCAGGCCGCCCGCCTCGGCGCGGGCCTGGACTGGAAGACCTCGCTCCAGGAGCTGGCGGCCGGGCGCGGGCTCGGCGCCCCCGGCTACGTGGTCAGCGGCACCGGGCCCGACCACGCCCGCACCTTCTCCGCCGTCGTCCTCCTCGAGGGCGAGCGGTACGGCCAGGGGGTGGGCCCCTCGAAGAAGGTCGCCGAGCAGAACGCCGCCGAGGACGCCTACGAGCGGCTCGACGGCGACGCCGGCCCGCTCCCCGGTGCGGACGAGGCCGAGCCTCTCGGTCCGGGGGCCGACGAGGTCCGGCGTGCCTGA
- a CDS encoding LLM class flavin-dependent oxidoreductase, translating to MSVPVSVLDLATVHTGGTARETLDSSVDLARHAERWGYRRYWFAEHHNMPTVASSATAVLVGHVAAHTSTIRVGAGGVMLPNHSPLVVAEQFGTLETLYPGRIDLGLGRAPGGDLAMLRALRRDPSAAESFPQDVVELQSLLGPLSPGQSVRATPGTGTEVPLYILGSSLFGARLAAALGLPYAFASHFAPTALVDAVQTYRREYRPSERHPEPWVIAGLNVFAADTDAAARELHADALRAGAARLTRRGEDLTPAEADAVLASPAGDQIRMMTHYSAVGGPEGLQDQVEMFVRHAAADEIIVATNAPTHEQRRRSYEILAEALDLAG from the coding sequence ATGTCCGTCCCCGTCTCCGTCCTCGACCTCGCGACCGTCCACACCGGTGGCACCGCCCGCGAGACGCTGGACAGCTCCGTCGACCTCGCCCGCCACGCCGAGCGGTGGGGCTATCGCCGCTACTGGTTCGCCGAGCACCACAACATGCCCACGGTGGCGTCCTCGGCCACCGCCGTGCTCGTCGGGCACGTCGCGGCGCACACGAGCACCATCCGGGTCGGGGCGGGCGGGGTCATGCTGCCCAACCACTCCCCGCTCGTCGTCGCCGAGCAGTTCGGCACGCTCGAGACGCTCTACCCCGGCCGCATCGACCTGGGCCTGGGCCGCGCCCCCGGCGGGGACCTGGCCATGCTGCGGGCGCTGCGCCGCGACCCCTCGGCCGCGGAGAGCTTCCCGCAGGACGTGGTCGAGCTGCAGTCCCTCCTCGGGCCGCTCTCCCCCGGTCAGAGTGTCCGCGCCACCCCGGGCACCGGCACCGAGGTCCCGCTGTACATCCTGGGCTCCTCCCTCTTCGGTGCCCGGCTCGCGGCGGCGCTGGGCCTGCCCTACGCCTTCGCCTCCCACTTCGCCCCGACGGCGCTCGTCGACGCCGTGCAGACCTACCGCCGCGAGTACCGGCCGTCCGAGCGTCACCCCGAGCCGTGGGTCATCGCCGGCCTCAACGTCTTCGCCGCCGACACCGACGCCGCCGCGCGCGAGCTCCACGCCGACGCCCTGCGCGCGGGTGCCGCCCGCCTGACACGCCGCGGCGAGGACCTCACCCCCGCCGAGGCCGACGCCGTCCTCGCCTCCCCCGCCGGTGACCAGATCAGGATGATGACGCACTACTCCGCGGTCGGCGGGCCCGAGGGCCTGCAGGACCAGGTCGAGATGTTCGTCCGGCACGCGGCGGCGGACGAGATCATCGTGGCGACGAACGCCCCGACGCACGAGCAGCGCCGCCGCTCCTACGAGATCCTCGCCGAGGCCCTCGACCTGGCGGGCTGA
- the coaD gene encoding pantetheine-phosphate adenylyltransferase has product MDATRDGTLAVCPGSYDPITLGHVDVVRRARGLFDEVVVAVAHNPDKRYLLDLDERLALARSATAAMAGVRVAAVPGLLADFCTRVGATAVVKGLRGAADFDAEHSMALMNRHLSGVETVFVMGDPALAHVASSLVKDVARHGGPVEDLVTADVAAALRRVLPAPPVPGGTR; this is encoded by the coding sequence ATGGACGCCACGCGGGACGGCACCCTGGCGGTGTGCCCCGGGTCGTACGACCCCATCACCCTCGGGCACGTCGACGTCGTCCGGCGGGCGCGCGGCCTCTTCGACGAGGTCGTCGTCGCCGTCGCGCACAACCCCGACAAGCGCTACCTCCTCGACCTCGACGAGCGCCTCGCGCTGGCCCGGTCCGCCACCGCCGCGATGGCGGGCGTGCGGGTGGCCGCCGTGCCCGGCCTCCTCGCCGACTTCTGCACCCGGGTGGGCGCCACCGCCGTCGTCAAGGGCCTGCGCGGTGCGGCCGACTTCGACGCCGAGCACTCGATGGCCCTCATGAACCGCCACCTCAGCGGCGTCGAGACCGTCTTCGTCATGGGTGACCCGGCACTCGCCCACGTCGCCTCCTCCCTCGTCAAGGACGTCGCCCGCCACGGCGGCCCGGTCGAGGACCTCGTCACCGCCGACGTCGCCGCGGCGCTGCGCCGCGTGCTCCCCGCACCACCCGTCCCTGGAGGTACGCGATGA
- a CDS encoding SDR family oxidoreductase, with amino-acid sequence MTDAPLALVSGATGYIGGRLVPELLAAGMRVRAMARHPDRLDGRPWRSSIEVVAADALDEDALAAAMDGVDVAYYLIHSLGTGSTFEERDRRTARTFGVAARRAGVGRIVYLGGLHPEEEELSAHLSSRKEVGEILLASGVPTAVLQAAVIIGSGSASFEMMRYLTERLPAMIAPKWLENRIQPIAVRDVLRYLVGAASMPAEVSRAFDIGGPEVLTYRQMMQRYAAVAGLPPRVIRTVPVLTPRLASHWVGLVTPVPAGLARPLVESLIHEVVAKEEDIKAYVPDPPEGLIGFDRAVELALQRVRDFDVSTSWSSASPAGAPSDPLPDDPDWAGGSLQVDERETVVDAGADDLWTVIEGIGGAHGWYSWRLGWGARGLMDRVFGGPGLRRGRRHPHQLAVGDALDWWRVEKLDDGHLLRLRAEMRLPGEAWLELVADTDDAGRTVFRQRAIYHPHGLLGQAYWWAVYPFHGVVFGGMQRNIARAAEEAAKESTDGATPGTAP; translated from the coding sequence ATGACCGACGCCCCCCTCGCCCTCGTCTCCGGCGCCACCGGCTACATCGGCGGCCGCCTCGTGCCCGAGCTCCTCGCCGCCGGCATGCGGGTGCGCGCCATGGCGCGCCACCCGGACCGGCTCGACGGGCGGCCCTGGCGGAGCAGCATCGAGGTCGTCGCAGCCGACGCCCTCGACGAGGATGCCCTCGCCGCGGCGATGGACGGCGTCGACGTCGCCTACTACCTCATCCACTCCCTCGGCACCGGCTCGACGTTCGAGGAGCGCGACCGTCGCACCGCCCGCACCTTCGGGGTCGCGGCCCGCCGGGCCGGCGTCGGGCGCATCGTCTACCTCGGCGGCCTGCACCCCGAGGAGGAGGAGCTCTCCGCCCACCTGAGCTCGCGCAAGGAGGTCGGGGAGATCCTCCTCGCCTCGGGCGTCCCGACCGCCGTCCTGCAGGCCGCGGTGATCATCGGCTCGGGCAGCGCGTCCTTCGAGATGATGCGCTACCTCACCGAGCGGCTCCCGGCGATGATCGCGCCGAAGTGGCTGGAGAACCGTATCCAGCCCATCGCCGTGCGTGACGTCCTGCGCTACCTCGTCGGGGCGGCGTCCATGCCGGCCGAGGTCAGCCGCGCGTTCGACATCGGCGGCCCCGAGGTCCTCACCTACCGGCAGATGATGCAGCGCTACGCCGCTGTCGCCGGCCTGCCTCCGCGGGTCATCAGGACCGTCCCGGTCCTCACCCCACGGCTGGCGAGCCACTGGGTCGGCCTGGTCACCCCGGTGCCCGCCGGGCTCGCGCGCCCGCTCGTGGAGTCGCTCATCCACGAGGTCGTGGCGAAGGAGGAGGACATCAAGGCCTATGTCCCCGACCCGCCCGAGGGCCTCATCGGCTTCGACCGGGCCGTCGAGCTCGCCCTCCAGCGTGTCCGCGACTTCGACGTCTCCACGAGCTGGTCGTCCGCCTCCCCGGCCGGCGCGCCGTCCGACCCGCTGCCCGACGACCCGGACTGGGCCGGCGGGTCCCTCCAGGTGGACGAGCGCGAGACGGTCGTCGACGCCGGCGCCGACGACCTGTGGACGGTCATCGAGGGCATCGGCGGGGCCCACGGCTGGTACTCCTGGCGGCTGGGGTGGGGGGCGCGCGGGCTCATGGACCGCGTCTTCGGCGGGCCGGGCCTGCGCCGTGGCCGACGTCATCCGCACCAGCTCGCCGTCGGCGACGCACTGGACTGGTGGCGGGTGGAGAAGCTCGACGACGGCCACCTCCTGCGGCTGCGGGCGGAGATGCGTCTGCCCGGCGAAGCCTGGCTCGAGCTCGTGGCCGACACCGACGACGCCGGCCGGACGGTCTTCCGCCAGCGGGCGATCTACCACCCGCACGGCCTGCTCGGCCAGGCGTACTGGTGGGCGGTCTACCCCTTCCACGGCGTGGTCTTCGGCGGCATGCAGCGCAACATCGCGCGCGCCGCCGAGGAGGCGGCGAAGGAGTCGACGGACGGGGCCACCCCGGGCACGGCGCCGTGA